A section of the Primulina tabacum isolate GXHZ01 unplaced genomic scaffold, ASM2559414v2 Contig1159, whole genome shotgun sequence genome encodes:
- the LOC142535860 gene encoding uncharacterized protein LOC142535860 — MEASTNTVFRPPVLDGSNYALWKVKMRVFIKSIEERAWQRVLDGWSPPKIEDADGDTRLKPESTWTIDEVQTSNFNSKALNAIFSSVDTRMFNLITNCVCAKEAWDILQKHCEGSESVRKTRLRMVASKFESLRMEDKESILEYDSRLRQLSNEAHSLGDPMSNERLVNKVLRSLPRNLMSKFVQLKNLKTLQQSTWMN; from the coding sequence ATGGAAGCATCAACAAACACTGTTTTTAGACCTCCCGTATTGGATGGATCAAACTATGCATTATGGAAAGTAAAGATGAGGGTTTTTATTAAATCAATTGAAGAAAGAGCTTGGCAGCGTGTACTTGATGGTTGGAGTCCACCAAAGATTGAGGATGCTGATGGAGACACTCGGCTCAAACCTGAAAGTACATGGACAATCGATGAAGTGCAAACGTCAAATTTTAATTCCAAGGCTCTCAATGCTATATTCTCGTCTGTTGACACAAGGATGTTTAATTTAATCACCAATTGTGTTTGTGCCAAAGAAGCTTGGGATATACTTCAGAAACATTGTGAAGGATCCGAGAGTGTGCGTAAAACTAGGCTAAGGATGGTggcatcaaaatttgaaagccTGAGAATGGAGGACAAGGAGTCTATTCTTGAGTATGATAGCCGGTTGAGACAACTTTCTAATGAAGCTCACAGTCTTGGAGATCCCATGTCCAATGAAAGATTGGTGAACAAAGTTTTAAGATCTCTACCTAGAAATTTAATGTCAAAGTTTGTGCAATTGAAGAATCTAAAGACACTTCAACAATCAACCTGGATGAATTAA